In Parabacteroides sp. FAFU027, the following proteins share a genomic window:
- a CDS encoding pectinesterase family protein, whose product MKRHRLLVILFAWMSILVAAHAEEKYDFVVAQDGSGDFTTIQAAINAVPDMRTNRTRIHIKPGTYKEKLTLPANKTNVSFIGDCALTTKITYDDYASKKNRFGENIGTSGSSSFFVYGDGFSAENITFENSSGPVGQAVAVRIDGDKVTFRNCRFLGFQDTLYPHGEKSRQYYKNCYIEGTVDFIFGFSSCFFEECSIICKTSGYVTAASTPQGYAYGFVFQNCSIEGDAPDGSFCLGRPWRPYAQVLFRECFIGKVINPKGWDNWGKVENEQTTFFAEYKNTGEGANLKNRVSWSKQLTYKEAEKFTKANMFGDWNPENQ is encoded by the coding sequence ATGAAACGACACCGTTTACTTGTGATTCTGTTCGCATGGATGAGTATTCTTGTTGCAGCCCATGCCGAAGAAAAATATGATTTCGTTGTTGCTCAGGATGGAAGCGGCGACTTTACCACCATTCAGGCAGCCATCAATGCTGTGCCTGATATGCGCACTAACCGCACCCGTATCCACATCAAACCGGGTACTTACAAGGAAAAACTCACCTTGCCGGCCAATAAAACCAATGTCTCCTTTATTGGGGATTGTGCATTGACCACCAAAATCACTTACGACGACTATGCTTCGAAGAAAAACCGTTTTGGTGAAAACATCGGGACTTCCGGTTCGTCATCGTTCTTTGTCTATGGCGACGGATTCAGTGCGGAGAACATCACATTCGAGAACTCTTCCGGTCCGGTCGGACAGGCTGTAGCAGTTCGCATTGATGGCGATAAGGTGACTTTCCGCAACTGCCGCTTCCTCGGTTTTCAGGATACCCTTTACCCGCACGGAGAGAAGAGCCGTCAGTATTACAAAAACTGCTACATAGAGGGAACAGTCGATTTCATCTTCGGCTTTTCCTCCTGTTTCTTTGAAGAGTGCAGTATCATCTGTAAAACCTCCGGTTACGTCACTGCCGCTTCCACACCACAGGGATATGCTTATGGATTCGTTTTCCAGAATTGCTCCATCGAAGGCGATGCGCCCGATGGCTCCTTCTGTCTGGGCAGACCGTGGCGACCTTATGCGCAGGTACTCTTCCGCGAATGTTTCATCGGTAAAGTGATTAATCCGAAGGGCTGGGATAACTGGGGGAAAGTGGAAAATGAACAGACTACCTTCTTCGCCGAGTACAAAAATACCGGAGAAGGAGCCAATTTAAAGAATCGTGTATCCTGGTCAAAACAATTAACCTACAAAGAGGCGGAGAAATTTACTAAAGCGAACATGTTTGGTGACTGGAATCCCGAAAATCAGTAA
- a CDS encoding pectinesterase family protein — protein MKRITLFLSLLLTLLFTAKAEQKYDFVVAQDGSGNFTKVQDAIDAAKAFPDKPITIFIKNGTYKEKVRVADCNNHLSLIGESAEKTIITYDDHFDKIKRGRNSTFYTFTLMVEADDFHAENLTIENSSGPVGQAVALHVEGDRCVFRNCRILGNQDTLYAAGQYSRQYYADCYIEGTTDFIFGAATALFDRCTLCNKSDSYVTAASTTQGKPFGFVFRDCKIIAKEGVKKAFLGRPWRDYAKVVYIRCELGSHIAPAGWVNWDKTNRDKTAYFAEFESKGPGTNAAQRLPWTHQLSKKEASKYTMENILAPILPVEPKVGEWTK, from the coding sequence ATGAAGAGAATAACATTATTCCTCAGTCTGCTATTAACCCTCTTATTTACAGCCAAAGCAGAACAAAAATACGATTTCGTAGTCGCACAGGACGGTAGTGGTAATTTTACCAAAGTGCAGGACGCTATTGATGCCGCCAAAGCCTTTCCCGACAAGCCAATCACCATTTTCATCAAAAACGGTACCTATAAAGAGAAAGTGAGAGTGGCCGATTGCAACAATCACCTCTCCCTGATTGGAGAAAGCGCCGAAAAAACCATCATTACTTACGATGATCATTTCGATAAAATCAAACGCGGTCGCAACAGCACCTTCTATACCTTCACGCTGATGGTGGAGGCTGATGATTTTCATGCCGAGAACCTGACTATTGAGAATTCTTCCGGTCCGGTTGGACAAGCCGTTGCCCTGCACGTTGAAGGAGACCGTTGCGTCTTCCGCAATTGCCGCATCCTCGGTAATCAGGATACACTTTATGCGGCGGGACAATACAGCCGCCAGTATTATGCGGACTGCTACATCGAGGGGACTACCGATTTTATCTTCGGTGCAGCTACTGCATTGTTTGACCGTTGTACGCTCTGCAATAAATCGGACTCTTATGTGACGGCTGCCAGCACCACGCAAGGCAAACCGTTCGGATTTGTTTTCCGTGACTGTAAAATCATCGCCAAAGAGGGCGTGAAGAAAGCTTTTCTGGGACGTCCCTGGCGCGATTATGCCAAAGTGGTCTATATCCGTTGCGAACTCGGCTCCCACATCGCTCCGGCAGGTTGGGTTAACTGGGACAAAACAAACCGCGATAAGACCGCTTACTTTGCCGAATTTGAAAGCAAAGGTCCCGGTACAAATGCAGCACAACGTTTGCCCTGGACTCACCAGCTCTCAAAAAAAGAGGCATCAAAATATACAATGGAGAATATACTGGCCCCCATTTTACCAGTGGAACCGAAGGTAGGGGAGTGGACGAAGTAA
- a CDS encoding FMN-binding protein codes for MYKKVLALLFIVQVAVAQEAPHRGKDKNPVLHQVSNKDIVQSIYPDAAKVDKVNDFWFKIVDAKDKTLGFAMTSSSFCQDIKGYNDVTPVMVITDKKWMIKKTAILSNWETPRFVTKLENLGFFNLWVGKKLKEASKVQVDAHTGATFTATAVAKNVDFLLKNAVKVLPK; via the coding sequence ATGTATAAGAAAGTATTAGCCTTGTTGTTCATCGTTCAGGTTGCGGTGGCACAGGAAGCACCCCACAGGGGGAAAGATAAAAATCCGGTGTTGCACCAGGTGTCAAACAAAGACATTGTGCAGAGTATTTATCCCGATGCTGCAAAGGTGGATAAGGTAAACGACTTCTGGTTTAAAATTGTGGATGCCAAAGACAAGACATTGGGATTTGCGATGACCAGCAGCTCTTTTTGTCAGGATATAAAGGGGTATAATGATGTAACGCCTGTCATGGTAATCACCGATAAGAAATGGATGATTAAGAAAACAGCCATTCTTTCCAATTGGGAAACTCCACGATTTGTAACAAAGCTTGAGAATCTGGGATTTTTCAATCTGTGGGTGGGCAAGAAACTGAAAGAGGCTTCAAAAGTACAGGTGGATGCACATACCGGCGCTACTTTTACCGCGACCGCCGTGGCGAAGAATGTCGATTTCCTGTTGAAAAATGCCGTTAAGGTGTTGCCGAAGTAA
- a CDS encoding inositol monophosphatase family protein has protein sequence MTNLKEITLEVCKIARQAGEYQKKERLDFSFDSVEQKNSHDYVSYVDKSSEKLIVAALKDLVPEAGFVTEEETVTYNDEEYCWVIDPLDGTTNYIHDNAPYCVSIALRRRDEVMIGVVYEVCRDECFYAWKEGGAYLDGKPISVAKTNQIDHAMICIELPYDFNKYSATALHLISHFYGYAGAIRMNGSAATALCYVAAGRFDGWLEMYIGKWDFMAGVLIITEAGGTVTDFHGSAHYLDGNNIVASNGTIHEELLRAIGEKMPE, from the coding sequence ATGACCAATTTAAAAGAAATAACCCTGGAAGTCTGCAAGATAGCGAGACAGGCCGGAGAATATCAGAAAAAGGAAAGATTAGACTTTTCGTTTGACAGCGTAGAGCAAAAGAACAGTCACGATTATGTCTCCTATGTGGATAAGAGTTCGGAAAAGCTCATCGTAGCAGCGCTGAAGGATTTAGTGCCTGAAGCAGGATTTGTAACCGAAGAGGAGACCGTCACCTACAACGATGAAGAGTATTGCTGGGTCATTGACCCGCTAGACGGTACGACCAACTATATCCATGACAATGCACCTTATTGCGTATCAATTGCTCTGCGCAGAAGAGATGAGGTGATGATCGGTGTGGTCTATGAGGTTTGCCGGGACGAATGCTTCTATGCCTGGAAAGAGGGGGGCGCCTATCTCGATGGTAAACCCATCTCTGTGGCCAAAACGAACCAAATCGACCATGCCATGATTTGCATTGAGCTCCCCTACGACTTTAATAAATACAGCGCGACCGCCCTTCATCTGATCAGCCACTTTTACGGTTACGCCGGTGCGATCCGGATGAACGGTTCGGCGGCTACGGCACTCTGCTATGTCGCGGCAGGACGCTTTGACGGTTGGCTCGAGATGTATATCGGGAAATGGGATTTTATGGCGGGTGTACTAATTATTACGGAAGCGGGAGGTACTGTGACCGATTTCCACGGCAGTGCGCATTATCTGGACGGAAACAACATTGTGGCATCCAATGGAACGATTCATGAGGAACTGCTGCGGGCTATCGGGGAGAAGATGCCAGAGTAA
- a CDS encoding glycoside hydrolase family 13 protein, with the protein MKNSLLLILLSILTLSGEQAFSANKPNPSSPPDRKWWKEAVVYQVYPRSFKDSNGDGVGDLRGIVEKLDYIKSLGIDVVWLNPVFASPNADNGYDISNYRDIMREFGTMADFDQLLRGMHERGIKLVLDLVVNHSSDEHEWFKQSRSSRTNPYRDYYHWWPAEKGKPAFRPGAFEVDGSGWRYDSLTNAYYLHYFSYKQPDLNWENPKLRKEIFDMMKFWFDKGVDGFRMDVIPFIAKDTAFPVITQKELQEKYNGDWSQYMGSGPGLHDYLKEMNREVLSKYNCMTVAEGAGVTVKTAHDFVDEERNELNMLYHFEGVSLGYLPDKFKVMDPNGYKLTEFKKIYSKWDSVFSHKGWGTIYLGNHDQPRMVTRWGNDSPQYRELSSKMLTTFLMTMRATPYYYFGDELGMNNIKFDQIEDYRDIESISMYQQIKNNGGDLKEFLDAQKISARDNSRTPFQWDASQNAGFTSGTPWIKVNTNYHTVNVAAEEKDANSVLNYFRKMVRLRKDNPVLVYGAYKLLIPENPQIYAYTRTLDNEQFLILLNFSAKKADFALGKKLNPASVLINNYPNIETNGKQVKLAPYQAVVVRMK; encoded by the coding sequence ATGAAGAACTCACTCCTTTTGATTTTGCTGTCCATCCTGACTTTATCCGGAGAGCAGGCTTTCTCAGCCAATAAACCAAATCCCTCATCACCCCCCGACCGCAAATGGTGGAAAGAGGCAGTCGTTTACCAGGTTTATCCCCGCAGTTTTAAAGACAGTAACGGGGACGGAGTTGGCGATTTACGGGGAATCGTAGAAAAGCTGGATTATATCAAAAGCCTGGGGATTGATGTCGTTTGGTTGAATCCGGTTTTTGCCTCACCGAATGCCGATAACGGTTACGACATCAGCAACTACCGGGATATTATGCGTGAGTTCGGAACAATGGCTGATTTCGATCAGTTGCTACGGGGGATGCATGAGCGGGGAATCAAACTTGTACTGGATCTGGTGGTCAATCACAGCAGTGACGAACACGAGTGGTTTAAGCAAAGCCGGAGTTCGCGTACCAATCCGTACCGGGATTATTATCACTGGTGGCCGGCAGAGAAAGGCAAACCTGCATTTCGTCCCGGTGCCTTTGAGGTAGATGGTAGCGGATGGCGTTACGATTCATTGACCAATGCTTATTACCTGCACTATTTCAGCTATAAACAGCCAGATCTGAACTGGGAAAATCCCAAACTGAGGAAAGAGATTTTCGATATGATGAAATTCTGGTTTGACAAAGGTGTGGATGGTTTCCGCATGGACGTTATTCCTTTTATAGCGAAGGATACTGCCTTTCCGGTTATTACACAAAAAGAGTTGCAGGAAAAATACAACGGCGACTGGAGCCAATATATGGGTTCCGGCCCCGGGCTTCACGATTACCTGAAAGAGATGAACCGGGAGGTGTTGAGTAAATACAATTGCATGACGGTAGCCGAGGGTGCCGGTGTTACGGTCAAAACGGCTCATGACTTTGTGGATGAAGAGCGCAATGAGCTGAATATGCTCTATCATTTCGAAGGGGTTAGCCTGGGGTATTTACCGGACAAATTCAAAGTGATGGATCCCAACGGATATAAGCTGACGGAATTCAAAAAGATCTACTCCAAATGGGACAGCGTATTTTCCCACAAAGGGTGGGGGACTATTTATCTGGGAAATCATGATCAACCACGTATGGTTACCCGTTGGGGGAATGATTCGCCCCAATACCGGGAGTTATCTTCCAAAATGCTGACCACCTTCCTGATGACGATGCGTGCCACTCCTTATTATTACTTCGGGGATGAACTGGGAATGAATAATATCAAATTTGATCAGATTGAGGATTACCGCGATATCGAATCCATCAGTATGTACCAACAGATTAAGAATAACGGGGGCGATCTGAAAGAGTTTCTTGATGCTCAGAAAATATCGGCACGGGACAATAGCCGTACTCCTTTCCAATGGGATGCTTCTCAGAATGCCGGTTTCACATCGGGTACTCCCTGGATTAAGGTAAATACGAATTATCATACGGTGAATGTTGCGGCAGAGGAAAAGGATGCAAATTCGGTTTTGAATTATTTCAGGAAAATGGTCCGGCTGAGGAAGGATAATCCGGTACTGGTCTATGGTGCTTACAAACTATTAATCCCTGAGAATCCTCAGATATATGCTTACACTCGTACGCTGGATAATGAACAGTTTCTGATCCTTTTGAATTTCTCTGCTAAAAAAGCAGATTTTGCTTTGGGCAAAAAACTGAATCCGGCTTCTGTGTTGATCAATAATTACCCAAACATCGAAACAAATGGCAAACAGGTAAAACTGGCGCCTTATCAGGCGGTGGTTGTGCGGATGAAATAA